A region of the Gallaecimonas mangrovi genome:
GGCACACCTTCAGACAAGTGGCTCCAGGGCGCATTGCCCCACATCACATTGACATTAAGGTTTTTTGGGGTAGGAACATCTGGCGCCAAGGTAAAAGCAAGCGGCTCGCCGGCATGACGAAGAAAAAAGGCGTGGCCCAGATCAGTGATAGGCAATTCCAGCTGGCAATAAAAACGGTCGCCTTTAAAGTGCCAATTAACGTCGTCCATTGCGGGGCGAATTAATGCACTGGCGACAGATGGAAACACCAAAACACCAAGCCAGAAGACTTGGAAAATCTTTCCCATTTCCTTTCCTTAAAAGTTCGGATAGCGCACAACGCGTCCGAACAAATTCTTATCCTTAAAGATCATTAGCGGCTTCAATAATAAATTCCTTTATTGAAAACCCCTTTTATTACTCACCAGCGACAAAAAAAATAAAAAGATGAAGCCAGTGATAGACCATTAAAGATCATACGTTTTAGGGATAAATGCCCTAAGTAAAGAAAGGAAAACATACAGCCCTTCGCCAGTCTCCAAAAATTCGCAAGCATTGGAGATGTCCTTGAAATTGGCGGCTCCGCTATCATCAGTGCATGCACTTTTAGACCGGAAGCTTTGCGTCCTGTGCTTTCGCTACAGTTTGCCCTTTCATGCCGTTATCCTGGATAAAAATCCAAGATTAACGGTGACTTAACAACGTAAAATGAGCATATAGCGGTAAAATGAACGGGTAAAGTGCCAAGCTCAGAACCGTTATAAAGTTCACACTTTTTGCACATTCTAAAGCAAATCACCTGCTAGTACCATCGCCATTAATCATTATTTTTAAAATAAAAACAAACAATTAACCCAAAGTTCCCACAACATCAATATGCATGGTTTCCGGGATCTCGTTGTAACTGAATACTTTTAAACCACGGGCGAAAGTTCGCGCATAACGCGCAAGTAATGGCCGCAATTGTGGTACGACCAGAAGAATGGGTGGATATCCTTGCAACTGCATCTGTTCTTTTAGCTGTGGCATGACCTGTTGCAAACGCCCAAGCAAGGTTGGTTCGACAGGGAAACTGTCCAAAGCCACCTTGCCATTTTGCTGCTGGGCCTGATTTAACGCCTTCATCAAAGTATTTTCTAACTCTTCATCCAGCGTCATGGTTATCAGGGTGTCTTTATCACCCACCGCGGCTTTGATAAGGCTGCGTTTTAATGCACAGCGCACGTCAGCGGCAAGTAACACCGGATCTTTTGTAAGCTCACAACTATCAATTAGTGTGGTCGCTATTGTTCTAATATCGGACAAACTAACCTGGTCAGATAATAATTTTCTGTACACACGGAGCTGCTGAATTGGAGTCAGTTGGTTATTTAATGTTTCAGAAAGTTTCTCAGAAATGTTTTTTAATCTTTCACCTAATTCCAACACATCGTCATGGGTGAATATTTCTTCTAAGTTTTCGCGCATCACCTTGCCCAAATGGGTGGCAATAACGGTGGCGGTATCCACAACCGAATAACCCAGGTTAAGGGCCTTGGCCTTTTGAGTTGGCTCAATTAAAACGGCTTCCATCTGATAAGCCGGTTCCATTACCAGCTCGCCATCGATTTTGCCGTAGACATCGGCATTTTGAATGGCCATTAGCCGTTCGGGGTCAACCGCCCCCGACGCCACCACCACACCGCCCATTTTGATGCGGTATTCATTTGCGGCCAGTTGCAAGTTGTCGCGGATACGCACCTCCGGCAACAAGAACCCAAGCTGCTCCGACAGGGTTTTACGAATACCACGCACCCGCGTTAGCAGCTCGGCCCCCTGCTCCCGGTCCACCAAGGTAACGAGGCGGTAGCCCAAATCAATGGCCAAGGTGTCAACGTGTGGCAAGTCTTGCCACAGCAGCGGTGGGTCTTTTTGCAATTGTTCGGAGAGCTGCAACTGCGCTTCGTCTTGCTCAACCGTGGCTTGCGCCCGGCTTTGGCGCCAACCCACAAAGGCCAGCACAATGGCAAAACTTAAAAAGGCGACCGACGGCATACCCGGTATCAGGCCCAGCACTGCCATAATGGCCGCCACCGTCCAAATAACCTTGGGCAGGGCCAGCATTTGCTGCTGCACCTGGGTCGACATTTCCGATTCGTCATTGACGCGGGTAACGATGATGGCAGCCGCCGTGGCCAGCAGCAGTGACGGAATTTGCGCCACCAGGCCGTCACCGATGGTGAGCAGCGCATAGAGCTTAAAGGCATCGGCGCCAGAAAGGCCATGCTGGAACACACCAATGGCCAGGCCGCCAAGCATGTTGATGACCAAAATCATCAAGCCAGCGATGGCATCACCACGCACAAATTTGGACGCCCCATCCATGGCCCCGTAGAAGTCGGCTTCTCGCGCCACTTCCTGGCGGCGCTGTTTGGCTTGGTCTTGGTCAATCACGCCGGCGTTAAGGTCGGCATCTACCGCCATTTGCTTACCGGGCAAGGCGTCCAAAGTAAAGCGGGCCGCCACTTCCGAGATCCGCTCGCCACCTTTGGTAATAACCACGAAGTTGATGATCATCAAAATGATGAACACCACCATCCCCACCACGTAGTTACCGCCAATCACCACCTGGCCAAAGGCTTGAATAACCTTACCGGCAGCATCGGTGCCGTTATGACCGTTTAGTAGCACCACCCGGGTAGAGGCCACGTTTAAGGTAAGCCGCATCAAGGTGGCTATCAGCAAAATGGTGGGGAAAACCGAAAACTCTAAGGGACGCTTGGCCGACACCGCCACCAGCAACACCATTACCGACAACACAATGTTGAAGGTAAACAGCGTATCGATAACCCAGGGCGGCAGCGGCAGGATCATCATCATCAAAATGGCAAGCAGCACCACCGGTATGGCAGCGTAGGAAGTGAATATCTTTGACTTCACCAGTTGTCCCTTATCGTTTTAATGTGTCTGGAATATCAATCTTGGGCAGCGGCAAGCTGTTTTCGCGCCCATTTGCCTTCATGGCGTTCATTCTCATCACGTACATCAGCACGTGTGCCACGGCCTTATAGAGGCCAGCGGGTACTTCTTGGTCAACTCGGGTGGAGTAGTAAATGGCTCGGGTCAGTTCCGCCATCGGCAAGATGGTCTTTTGATTTTGTTGCGCCACTTCACGAATGCGTTGGGCCAGGTGGTCTGCGCCTTTGGCTATGACATAAGGCGCTTCGGCAAGCTCGGGGTCGTATTTAATGGCCACCGCATAATGGGTGGGGTTCACCAAAATGACGTCGGCCTTGGGCACCCGCTGGTCGATGCGCTGGCGCGACATCTGCATTTGCAACTGGCGAATGCGGTGTTTGATTTCCGGGCGGCCTTCGGTGTTTTTATTCTCTTCCTTAACTTCCTGCTTGGTCATGCGCAGTTTTTTCAGCAGTGAGAAACGCTGCATCGGCACATCGGCAACGGCAATAATCAGCAGCATCAGCCCCAAATACAGCACCGCCATAGCAACAATGTGCACCCCTTCGCCGATGGCTATGGCCATCGGCATACTGCTAAGAGAAATAAGGGTGTTCCAGTAGCGCCAAAGCACCCAGATGATGCAACCAATCAGCAGGCTCACCTTGGCAATGGATTTGCCAAGCTCCATCAGGCTTTGCCCTGACATCAAGCGCTTGATACCGGCAATGGGGTCCAGTTTCTTGCCTTGAAAGGCAATGCTTTTGGTGGAAAACAGCCAGCCGCCCGGTACCAGGCTACTGGCAAAAGAGGCGAGCCACAGTACCAGCAGCAGTGGGAAGAACGCTTTTATTGCCAGTACTGAGGCTTCGCTCAGGTGAGTGAGCATCTGCTTGGAAAAGTCAGCATCATCGGCGTGAAGGGCAAATTGCAGCTCCATCAAGGAACCGGCAAAATCGCCAAAACTGTGGGAAAGCGACAACAACAAAATGCCGCCCAAGAGCACCAGCACTGCGCTTTGCAGCTCCCGCGACCGAGCAACCTGCCCTTCTTTACGGGCTTTATTAAGCCGCTGGGATGTGGGTTTTTCGCTCTTGTTTTGGCTGGAATTCTCGCTCATGGCGTGCCTCCCACCACCAACCGCATCTGATCGAGGGCATAGTCGGTAAATTCGCTAAAGCGCGTTGGTACTTCAGCCAGGGTCAGCAGCAAACAAATCAGCCCCAACATCATGCCAAGGGGCATGCCGAGGGCAAAAATATTAAAACTTGGCGCCGAGCGGTTCATGACCCCAAAGCCGAGGTTCACTATCAGCATGGCCACCACCGCCGGCATGGCCAGCAGCAAGGCGCTGCCAAACACCCAGCCCATCATTAATATCACGCGGTTAAGGCTTAACTGGTAAAGGCTGTCACCCGGTGGCCAGGTGTAAAAGCTTTGCACCAATACGTCCAGCACCACCAAATGGCCATTAAGGGCAAAGAACAAAAATGCCGCCAAGATGCTCAGTAGCTGGCCGATAAGTGGCACGGAATCGCCGTGCACCGGGTCATTCATCACCCCCATAGCAAGGCCCATCTGTAATGACAGAATTTGCCCAAGCATCGTCATCACGGTGAACAGCATCTGCACCATAAAGCCCAGCAGCAGGCCAAATATGATTTGCTCAATGGCCAGGGTCAGGGCGGTAAAAGAGAAAGGGTCAACGGCAGGCATGGCGGGCATCATTGGCATCATCACCACACTGATGGCCAGCGCCAACAAAATACGCACCTGCGGCGTTTGCAGCAGGTCGCCAAATACCGGCATGGTCCAAAGCACCGCACCGACACGTAAAAAGGGCCACCAGACCTTACCCAACCAGGCCGTAATTTCAGGCATGGAAAGCTCGGTAAAGGTCATCCAATGGCTCCGGGAATGGCATAAAACAGGGTATGGAACAGGTCCATAATGCGCTGCAGTATCCAGTGGCCAGCAAAAGCCAGCATGCCTAGCGTTACCAGCAACCTGGGTAAAAAGCTTAAGGTTTGTTCGTTGATTTGGGTGGCGGCCTGAAAAACACTGACGATAAGCCCCACCACCATGCCCGGCAAAATGAGTACGCCAACAATCAAAATGATATTGACCACGGCGTTATAAATAAGGGCAACCGCCTGTTCTGGAGTCATGGCCGCTACCCGAAGCTGGCAGTAAGTGAGCCCACCGTCATGGCCCAACCGTCAACCAATACAAACACCATCAGTTTGAACGGTAAGGAAATGATCAGTGGCGACAGCATCATCATCCCCATTGCCATCAACACCGACGCCACCACCAAATCGATAATGAGAAAGGGGATAAACAACATAAAACCGATTTGAAAGGCGGTTTTAAGCTCCGACAACACAAAGGCAGGCATCAGTACCGAAAAAGGCACCTGGTCGGGCTGCATTTTCAGCGGCTCGTCAGCAATGCGCAGCATTTGCTCCAGTTCCGGTTCTTTGGTCTGCTTGAGCATAAAGGTGCGAAGGGGCACTTCAGCCCGAGAAAAGGCTTCTTTTAGGCTAATTTGGTCGTTGTCGAAGGGGGTGAAGGCGTTTTGGTAAATGTCGGTCCAGACCGGGCGCATAATAAGAATGGTTAAGGTTAGGGCTATACCCACCAGTACCCTATTCGGCGGACTTTGTTGCAGGCCGAGCGCTTGGCGCAGCACCGCCAGCACAATGATGATGCGGGTAAAACTGGTCATCATCAGTAGCATGGCGGGCAAGAAAGACAATGCCGTCATCAACAACAAAATTTGCACGTTGATGCTGTAATCGTCGCTGCCGGTGCCGTGTTTAACGTTAAATATCGGTAAGTCTGCTGCCAGCACCGGGGCTGGCAGCAGCGCTATCAAAAACCAGAAAAGCGCCTTCATGAGCCACGGGACAGCTGATTAATACTAAGATCATCCATCACTTCAGTGAGGCGAAGGCCGTATTTACCGTCCACAACCACCACTTCTGCTTTGGCCAGCAAGGTGCCGTTTACCCGCACATCCATGGGTGCGCCAGCCGGTTTGTCCAGTGCCAGCACTTCGCCGCTACTCAAGCCCAACAACTCCCCAAGGCTGATATCGATGCTGTCGACTTCCAGGGTCAACTTAACCGGAATATTACGCAGCAGCGACAGATCCTTAGGGGGCTTCTTTTCTTCAACATGGTCCTCTAATAAAGCGTCAAGACCGTCCTCTTCCAACGTCAATTCGTCCAGGATGTCGTCATTTTTATCTGTCATGTTACTTCTCCGACACTCTCACTGACTCTGAGTACCAATTGCTCTCCCTGCTCGGCTATTTGTCCACGCAGGCATGTAATTTTTCCTATGCGCGCCGTCACCTGTTCACTCAAGTCGATAGGCAAAATGTCGCCGCTCTTAAGCTGGCTTAGCTCGCCTAAGTTCATCGACAACTCCGCCACTGCGATTTTGAGTTTTACAGGCACGGTGTGCGCGCAGCTTTTCAATTCAATGGAAAGCTGCTCTGGTAACAACACCGGGGTCTTAGGGTGAGGTTCAAAATCAGCGGCCCAACAACAACACCAACGCACCGTACCTTCGCCAACGTTCAAACGCACTTCGGTACAGATTTGTTTGCCCTGGGGTTTGCGGCTAAACCATTGGCTTTGCCAACCTTCCAGTGACAAATCCAACTTGCTAAAACAGGCTCCGAGCAAGCAATGGAGCATCTTTTGCGCAAGGCGTTCTTCGGTATCGGTCACTTGTCGGCTGTCCACTTGTTTAACGGCCGCAAGCTGACCGCCAAAAAAGAGTTCCGACAAACTAAAAAGGTCGCTGCGGCTAAAGCCCATGGCGACCAGGGCATCGCCCTTACCGTTTGGGCTGGCACCAAGCCAGTGATCGGCAGAAACGTCCGTTTCTTGCCAGGTAGACAAGCTGATTTGAATATTATTGTCGTTAAAAAGGTGACGGCAATGCGCCCCCAACTGATCGGCTATATAGGTATTTAAATGGTTCAACCGGGCGCACAGCGTTGCTGCCCGTCTGGCTTCGCCAAGCAGATCAAACTGAGGATAATGCGCGGCGTTTTCGCTTTTAATAAAGCGTTTGCCCTGGCCGTTCAGGGTTTTATCCTGCATGCATTCGTTTCCCTAACTCACCTAAGAGGTTCCCCAGAATGCATACCAGCGACCGAAGCCGGGCGCTTCTTTAATGGAATTTCCGACATTTTCAACAAACTATTTAAGACATCAATAATATTTAAGAACGCCTATAAAAATAAGGATGCAGCATGAAGTCATTAACCGAACACCTCAGCCAATACGCCGGTTATCACCGTGACAGGCGTAACATTCGCACCCATTTAATCGGTATCCCCTTGATTGTGATAGCCATTGCCACCTTGCTGGCACGGCCTCACTGGGGCGCGATAAGCCCAGCGCTAATCGTCGCTGTCGGCTGTTGCCTTTTTTATGTCAGGCTCAACTGGCGGTTAGGTTTGGTAATGACCGCCTTGCTGCTGTTGGCCTGCGCTTTGGGCTGGCAACTGGCGTTGTTAAGCACGCCGCTGTGGCTCGGTTGGGGAGTTGGGCTTTTTGTGGTGGGTTGGCTGTTTCAGTTTGTTGGCCACTATTTTGAAGGCAAAAAGCCGGCCTTTATTGATGATGTGACCGGCCTCATTATCGGCCCCTTATTTGTGGTGGCAGAACTGGGCTTTTACTTGGGTTGTTTAAAAAAACTCAAGAACGATATCGAGAGTGAAGCAGGCCCCCTACATTAACAATGGACATTATGCTCAACTGCAAAGCCCTATCGTCAGCGTGAAGACTGCAAAAAATGCTTCATTACTCTCATTTGCAGAAAATAGCCAATTTGTAAATTGAATACTTTTTGTTCAGGGCGCATCCTAAAACAGAGTTATGCCAGATGCTGGCCCCGTCATTAGGAAATAACGCGACTCAACAGCAAGGAGAAGCTTCTTATGCAATATGTCCGTAAACTCATTTTTAATCCCATAGTTGCAAGAAAAGAAAAAAAACAACTCGGGATGGCCCCCACGCATTGGCGAAACGCTGTTACTAGCCAGCAACAAGCAAGACAAGCAGAACTGGCTCAGCTCACCAATCATGGCGGCGGTATGGGAGCCAATGAAGGCCGCCTAGCCGAATATTTATACGACCGGCGCATGCTTAACAGAACCATTGAAGGGCCTGAGTTAGCAAGGCTACGCGGGGCAAACGAGACCGTTGAAACCACAAGGGCTCGATTAAATATGGGCAGAGGTAACGTAAGAACGGATATTTTCAGACCCGGTGCTTTTCATGAATCATCACGTCGAACCGAGATCGCACGAGATTTAACAGACGCGATGGTTAATTACGAAACAGGTATTACAAAAGCACCAATGAGCAACTCCCGCTATGGGCAGCTCAGTGCCTCAGCTGCGGAACGGACTCGTGCTGGCAATTGTGGCGAACATGCCCATCTCGCGACCCATCTGCACGCAGCAAGGCTTGGCAGTCAAGAGCAGGTCCACATGGCTTCATCGACTTCAGTTGATCACGCCTGGTCAGAATTACGTGGCCCCAATGCCCACACAAGCGACGTTATTATGGATGCTTGGTCAAGCGGTTCGGCCATATTGCGAGAAGACGCCTCTTTTGCCCATAACCCCGCCCAGGTGCAAACGCATTATGCATACAATCAAGCAAGCGGTCTGCTAGCCCATCAAGACCAGCAACAGCTAACCCAACATTTAGCGACTGCAACTGATGCACGCAACTTTGTTAATAACCGCCATAATCAGTTGACTGCCAGTAATTTTCATTACAGCAATGGCACATACAGCCCCACCCCAGCGCTAAGTGAAAGCTTTACCCGCCGCGCCAATAACGCACACAACAGCCTCGTCAATCAGCCGTCGTCACCACAACAGCCAGCCGGGCATAGTTTTCACCTCGCAGGCATTGTGGCAACTGGGGTTGCCCGCAGCTTAGGGGACAATGTGAGTCAGGCAACCCGCCGTGCCAATACGGTAGTCGCCAGAGGAATTAACAGTCATTGGGAATAAGCATGCTAAGCCAAGTGTCGATGATGACGCTAAGTGGGGCTAAGTATGGTCATGCACTTTGGTTGACCATAAAGAGCCACCCTGCCTATCAACAGTGCGTTATAAAAGTACAACGTTG
Encoded here:
- the fliQ gene encoding flagellar biosynthesis protein FliQ, producing the protein MTPEQAVALIYNAVVNIILIVGVLILPGMVVGLIVSVFQAATQINEQTLSFLPRLLVTLGMLAFAGHWILQRIMDLFHTLFYAIPGAIG
- the fliP gene encoding flagellar type III secretion system pore protein FliP (The bacterial flagellar biogenesis protein FliP forms a type III secretion system (T3SS)-type pore required for flagellar assembly.); protein product: MKALFWFLIALLPAPVLAADLPIFNVKHGTGSDDYSINVQILLLMTALSFLPAMLLMMTSFTRIIIVLAVLRQALGLQQSPPNRVLVGIALTLTILIMRPVWTDIYQNAFTPFDNDQISLKEAFSRAEVPLRTFMLKQTKEPELEQMLRIADEPLKMQPDQVPFSVLMPAFVLSELKTAFQIGFMLFIPFLIIDLVVASVLMAMGMMMLSPLIISLPFKLMVFVLVDGWAMTVGSLTASFG
- the flhB gene encoding flagellar biosynthesis protein FlhB, which produces MSENSSQNKSEKPTSQRLNKARKEGQVARSRELQSAVLVLLGGILLLSLSHSFGDFAGSLMELQFALHADDADFSKQMLTHLSEASVLAIKAFFPLLLVLWLASFASSLVPGGWLFSTKSIAFQGKKLDPIAGIKRLMSGQSLMELGKSIAKVSLLIGCIIWVLWRYWNTLISLSSMPMAIAIGEGVHIVAMAVLYLGLMLLIIAVADVPMQRFSLLKKLRMTKQEVKEENKNTEGRPEIKHRIRQLQMQMSRQRIDQRVPKADVILVNPTHYAVAIKYDPELAEAPYVIAKGADHLAQRIREVAQQNQKTILPMAELTRAIYYSTRVDQEVPAGLYKAVAHVLMYVMRMNAMKANGRENSLPLPKIDIPDTLKR
- the fliR gene encoding flagellar biosynthetic protein FliR, encoding MTFTELSMPEITAWLGKVWWPFLRVGAVLWTMPVFGDLLQTPQVRILLALAISVVMMPMMPAMPAVDPFSFTALTLAIEQIIFGLLLGFMVQMLFTVMTMLGQILSLQMGLAMGVMNDPVHGDSVPLIGQLLSILAAFLFFALNGHLVVLDVLVQSFYTWPPGDSLYQLSLNRVILMMGWVFGSALLLAMPAVVAMLIVNLGFGVMNRSAPSFNIFALGMPLGMMLGLICLLLTLAEVPTRFSEFTDYALDQMRLVVGGTP
- a CDS encoding FliM/FliN family flagellar motor switch protein, whose amino-acid sequence is MQDKTLNGQGKRFIKSENAAHYPQFDLLGEARRAATLCARLNHLNTYIADQLGAHCRHLFNDNNIQISLSTWQETDVSADHWLGASPNGKGDALVAMGFSRSDLFSLSELFFGGQLAAVKQVDSRQVTDTEERLAQKMLHCLLGACFSKLDLSLEGWQSQWFSRKPQGKQICTEVRLNVGEGTVRWCCCWAADFEPHPKTPVLLPEQLSIELKSCAHTVPVKLKIAVAELSMNLGELSQLKSGDILPIDLSEQVTARIGKITCLRGQIAEQGEQLVLRVSESVGEVT
- the fliN gene encoding flagellar motor switch protein FliN, whose product is MTDKNDDILDELTLEEDGLDALLEDHVEEKKPPKDLSLLRNIPVKLTLEVDSIDISLGELLGLSSGEVLALDKPAGAPMDVRVNGTLLAKAEVVVVDGKYGLRLTEVMDDLSINQLSRGS
- a CDS encoding Mpo1 family 2-hydroxy fatty acid dioxygenase translates to MKSLTEHLSQYAGYHRDRRNIRTHLIGIPLIVIAIATLLARPHWGAISPALIVAVGCCLFYVRLNWRLGLVMTALLLLACALGWQLALLSTPLWLGWGVGLFVVGWLFQFVGHYFEGKKPAFIDDVTGLIIGPLFVVAELGFYLGCLKKLKNDIESEAGPLH
- a CDS encoding flagellar biosynthesis protein FlhA, coding for MMMILPLPPWVIDTLFTFNIVLSVMVLLVAVSAKRPLEFSVFPTILLIATLMRLTLNVASTRVVLLNGHNGTDAAGKVIQAFGQVVIGGNYVVGMVVFIILMIINFVVITKGGERISEVAARFTLDALPGKQMAVDADLNAGVIDQDQAKQRRQEVAREADFYGAMDGASKFVRGDAIAGLMILVINMLGGLAIGVFQHGLSGADAFKLYALLTIGDGLVAQIPSLLLATAAAIIVTRVNDESEMSTQVQQQMLALPKVIWTVAAIMAVLGLIPGMPSVAFLSFAIVLAFVGWRQSRAQATVEQDEAQLQLSEQLQKDPPLLWQDLPHVDTLAIDLGYRLVTLVDREQGAELLTRVRGIRKTLSEQLGFLLPEVRIRDNLQLAANEYRIKMGGVVVASGAVDPERLMAIQNADVYGKIDGELVMEPAYQMEAVLIEPTQKAKALNLGYSVVDTATVIATHLGKVMRENLEEIFTHDDVLELGERLKNISEKLSETLNNQLTPIQQLRVYRKLLSDQVSLSDIRTIATTLIDSCELTKDPVLLAADVRCALKRSLIKAAVGDKDTLITMTLDEELENTLMKALNQAQQQNGKVALDSFPVEPTLLGRLQQVMPQLKEQMQLQGYPPILLVVPQLRPLLARYARTFARGLKVFSYNEIPETMHIDVVGTLG